The window gacttagttgcctttttggggcatgttgtatcagtagaaggcataaaggtggattctaagaagattgaggatGTTCAAAAtcggcctagacctacttcggttacagagatccagagtttcctgggtttggcaggttattatcgtcggttcgtggaaggattttcatctatagcaagcccattgaccagattgacccagaaaggtgtcctattcagatggtcagacgagtgtgagttgagctttcagaagctcaagaccgctttgactacagcgccagtattggtattacctacaggttcaggatcgtatacggtatattgtgacgcatctcacattgggcttggtacagtattaatgcaagatggcaaggtaattgcatacgCGTCGCGGCAGTTAAAAGTTCACGAgcagaattatcctgttcatgacttagaattggcagtcattgttcatgcgctgaagatttggaggcattacctctacggtgtctcgtatgaggtatttactgatcatcgtagccttcagtatctgttcaaacaaaaggatcttaatttgaggcagagaagatggttggagttattgaaagactatgatatcaccattttgtatcaccccggaaaggccaatgtggtggccgatgctttgagtagaaaggctgtgagtatgggtagtcttgcgtatattccagttggtgagaggccattagctacaaatgttcagactttggctaatcagttcgtaaggttagatgtttcagaacccagtcaggttctagcttgcacagtcgctcggtcttctttatatgagggcatcagagagaggcagtatgatgatcctcacttacttgtccttaaggacacggtgcagcacggtgatgccaaacaggttactgCAGGGGAAGATGGTCTTCTGCGAAtacatggtcgtatttgtgtgcctaatgtggatgggcttcgtgaattaattttggaagaggcacacagttctaggtattctattcatccaggtaccgctaaaatgtatcaagatttatggcaacattattggtggaggagaatgaaaaacgatatagttacatatgtagctcggtgtctgaattatcagcaagttaagtacgagcatcaaagacctggtggtttgcatcagaagttagaaattcctgaatggaagtgggagcatatcactataaattttgttgttgggctcccacggactcagagaaaatttgacgcagtttgggtcattgtggacaagttgaccaagtcagcccatttcattccagtggcagttacctattcttcagagaggttagctgaaatttacattcgtgagattgtccgccttcacggtatgcccgtgtctattatttcagatcgaggtaggcagtttacctcacatttctagagggttgtacagcgtgagttaggcacgcgggtagagttgagtacatcatttcatccacagacagacggacagtcagagcgcactattcagatattggaagatatgttccgcgcttgtgttatagactttggaggttcttgggatcatttcttaccacttgcggagtttgcttataataatagctaccaatcgagcattcaaatggctacATATGAGGTATTATACGGAAGGTGATGTCGATCACCAGCTTGTTGGtgtgaaccgggagaggctcggttgttgggtaccgatttggtccaggatgccttggataaggtgaagattattcaggatcgacttcgcacagcttagtctaggcaaaagagttatgccgaccgtaaagtttgtgatattgcattcatggttggagaacgaatattgcttcgggtttcacctatgaaaggtgtaatgaggttcgaaaagaagggcaagttgagccccaggtatatcggaccctttgaaattcctgaaagggtgggtgaagtagcctacaggcttgtaTTACTACCTAGAAAAACCAGTCGTTCACGTGCTCTGCTAAACAAAACTTAACCTTAAATTgataaaaggatctatttatactaggctaaaaattTCGGATAAAAATGCCCCTGTGGAGGTTTCGCGGACGTGTAATTCTGACCGCGTCCACGCTTGGGCTTTCGTGGCCACGTAATAGTGAGCGCGGTCCGCATTTCTTCATATCTGGTCCTGGGTAGATCTTCGTTTCGTAGACCGCATAATGTTCACCGCGTCCGCGTGAGATTCCTTCGTGGCCGCGTAATTTGGAGGCGGACCGCCTTCTTCATTTATGCCCATCTTGCAAAATCTTTGAACCTCGACAAACGTTATCCGCTAAATTCCAACCGCGGTCGCGCCAGTCACTTCGCGGCCGCGTCTTTCTGCCACTCTCAGCGCTCAATTTTAGTGCTCAAAACAGCCTCTCTGAATCTCTATTTTGCGGTCCGCGGAATAATGGCCGCCTCATCGATGATAATTTCGCGGCCGCCCTTTTCTATCGCGGTCCGCGTTCCACAGTATTGGTCCAGACTTGGTTTTATTTCAAGTCTGACTCCTTTATAAGTTGGTTATGACTTCTTTGGCTCATTTCGAACAAAATCAtgcaagcaagcacattaagttagttttcgggaataccttcacgcatttttggcccaaaacctaagtaaaagagagcaaataataggctaaaatccctaTTTATCAGTATTACTCGGaaaagagtgcatatttaggtagttgttgaacaatatcACTCATAACGTATATGAGGggtcaatacgaagggtttaaaggtgggattaggaataatgaaattttggtgcgatccgagtgagccgtaacttagtgccagctagcgtaattcggaaaaatatgcctagtaaattgtggtagttactcgggagagaattatgACACTCAAagagctcatgatcggtagagaaaacttatataaatttataggaaacgtagcggaaaggattccgacaatagggaaaatcagAACCTTAGACTattccaattcttgtctacaaCTTATTCGTAGTTAGTTATTTATTACTGCATTTTCATTGcgtgatatttagttagtaaacatccaatttgttatttaaatatttctgaatattgattgcgtgaatttgtgcgagtctagtagTTGTGCTTAATTTCCTGTAGGATTCAACTCCGGATTTGTTAACCGAAATATATTTGCCACGACCGCTTACTCCTTTTTATAAGTCAtaattgggcgtgatcaaatgTTATAATTAATGTTAGCGGTAGTTACTTTTCACAAAAGCAGATCACGACCATAGAGGTGGTCATGATATAGTTTAAGCCATTAGagataaaatattttaatttatttaattttgttttcaaCACTCCCTCCTCACATCCGGGTTTGGTTCTTTTTCATCGACTATGCTCATGGAAATTCTCTTTGATATTTATTGGATTGCAACGAGACTTGAACCTCGGCTTCTACCTGTTTTAATACCATGTTAGGTTGTACGTGTGAAACTCGTTTAAAAACTTAAGCCGTTAGAGGAAGTATACTTTTACTTacgtaattaattaattatgtttgCAATACTTCAGCTGCTGTTAGAACCTTTGTGCACTCCTAATTTCTCATGTAGATTATAGTGAAGCCTTATTATCCGTTCTCCAAAGGGTAAAGACCTGAGCTGAAAGATATCATTAGAAGAAACTTAAGTATCGGATTCTAATTGAAGTCTTATGATTACCAGTGATCTCAAATTTATGCAGGAAGTTCCTTTTCTAAATGTTCTTCTAGAACAAGCCGACTAATTTCATCGGTAAATACTTGCCCGCACCGAATATTTATACTCGActaaattagaaagaaaaaaattgtgATCAAGAGACAGTGGAACATTTGTcctctaaaaataatttttttacacTTACCTTTTTTCTTATTGTAAGGTTGATCCGAAAATCTTCTCAGTTTTTCCTATTAAAATATAAGGGGATATCGGTGTACAAGATATTCCGTATTCACGCAAGTTTCGGAGAAAGGTCGCACCTCAAGGGGTGTGATCAGCGGCGGGGCCATCTTGCAGCTAGAGGTGCCAATTGACACTCCTTTGCCGGAAAATATACTGTATagctaagtaattttttttatttatataaatatactATATATTGAATTCACTTAGTTTTTTCTGTGGCTTCAATTTTTTTATACTTTGACAACCCTTAATGAAACTTGTGGCTCCGCACCTAGGTGTGACGTACGCAGTTTATTCTAAAGTTTCTCCTATTGAATACCATATATAATTAATCCAAAAGGTGGCGGCAAAGATAATGAGGATGACGCAATAGCTAAGATATGCAaatagtgagagactttccagaaagaaagaagaaaaaaaaggtttGACAAAATAACTAGGAGGATGATTTCAGGAGCACCTGTAATTTGAAAATCAATATATTCTTTTTGACTTGGTTCTAATTGCATCAGTTAGATCAAGTTGATATAACGTCACACTATTTTAACTTAATTGTTAGTCATTGTCAAGAAAATTAAAAAAGACTAACTCACTCTAGTCAATGCGTAACTTcattaaaaaaaatgtataaCTTCATTGAATGAATGAATTAATTAGTGTGTATTATACCTTTCTAGAATCTGCTGATGCTAGTTTGTAGCCCTCCAAACTTTTTTAAAGAAAGGCAACTATTTTTAGAAACTGATTCAGGATTCGAATTTGGTTGATTTAATCTAGAGGTAAGCATTATCGTAAAGCGCTTGTAGGTGATTTTTTAAGTCCGCCGTCAAATCCAAGGCTCAACCCTGGACAAGCGGTGTGAATTTGCCAAGCTGGAGTACGGTAAGGGCAGAAGAAATTTTTGGTGGAGTGGTGAAATGCGCGGAAATCGAAAAGACACAGACAGGCGAAAGCGCTCTACTTGCTGGGCCGACACTGGCACTAACAGATGAAAGCTGGGGGAGTGAATACGATTAAATATCCCACTAGTCCTAGCCGTAAATAAGGATACTAAGCGTTGTATGCATCGACCCGTGCAATGCTATATATAcgtatatacgtgtatatatatatatatatatatatatatatatatatatatatatatatatgtatatgtatatgtatatgtatatgtatatgcgTTGCACGTGTATACCGAGCCATATTgtaaataatttcataaaatacTATCAATATTATCAAAATaaagattttaattaataatgataCACGAAAGAATAAAGTGCTAGTTTCTAAAATGATTAATGTTGATTGTTGTACGATGACTTGTTTGTCATAGTCAAGATGCATGATTGGATATTATCTAAATCTACGAAGATGAACAATTACATTTTAATTAGATACATatgttttcttacttattttgaTTTTATAGGTTTACATGTAATGATCTCAATTAATGCTTTCTTATAGATATATTCTTGATGTATTCAACGTTTCTTTGGTCTCTGCTGGATATGTGTTATGTCTCTCTTGTGTGTGTTCTTCTAAATAATATATGCGCTCAAATTAGCTTAGGATCCTTGTTCTATCACATTATGGTATCAAGATTCTAACCCAAACAATTTCCTAGCAGCAGTGTCTCTTTCTACTGATCACTTTATCCCTGCTGCTATTCTTTGTGTGACCAATGTAGATCACAAGTTCGAGCCCTGAAATCATGCGAGATACTTGCATCAGGGGTAGGCTGCTTATATTACACACTTTGGGGTGCGGTACGCCCCTTCTCTGGACCCTGCGTGAACTATGGTTTGTGCATTGGGCTACCTTTTTTACTCTCTTATTGTGCTGCTTTTGCTGCTTCTTTGGTATCTATTGCACACTCTCTGCGTTTTGTTTTCACTACTGGCAACTTTATTCATTTGTTGCTGTTTTCTGCTGCCCCAGTGATAGACAAAAGTAGAAATACTAGTAAAGAGTTTTAAGTCTGACGCAGTGACGACTATGTAATATTTACATGATTAAGAACTCGTTTGACTTAGCCTATTGTAAATAGCTATAAGTTTGAAGTACTGAAAAACACTTTTAAATACTGAAACTGATTTTATAAATGAacagagggtgtttggctaaatttattgtgatgacccaaaaggtcatctttaaattcaataattatttctgtgatctaagacctcaaaaagcagtATTTATCATTTcctgacttgcgtgcgcagttcgtataatttttcgaaaagttttatatgaaaaattaattaaaatatcaaATAGAGCCTTAagactcaactgagttgactttggtcaacattttgagcaaacggactcggatcagtattttgacagttccggtaggtccatatcgtgatttggaacttgagcgtatgcccgaaatttaatttggaggtccctaacttgaattatcgTCAGTTGACAAAAACTAGAAGCCTAAAgacttaaagatttcaaagtttgacgataaattgacttttattgatatcggggtcggattcgagttctgaaaattttcataggtcggttctgtcatttatgacttgtctgtcgaatttgatgagaaacggagttgatttgacttgattcggacgttcggttgtgaaaatataagttttaaagttttcttaaaaattttatttgatttggtgtccggttcgtaattctaggtgttaaattggtattttgatcgcgcgagcgagttcgtatgaggtttttggacttgtgtgcatgtttggtttggagccccgaggactcgggtgagtttcagatgagcCTCGGACCACTTTTGTTCAAGAACAGATGGCTGGAAATCTGGTATTTCTCATTTCTGGTTTCCTTGATCGCGATCGCGTGGCttcatccgcgatcgcgaaggcttgttGATCACCGATGAAAATTTgtactatgtgatcgcatagtatTGTACGCGATCGCACAGTTGGAAAAGACAAGGCACCGCGAACGCATGGGcaaagccgcgttcgcgaagaaggaatgaggcagaagctgaagCACCAAATTTGTTCTACGCGGTCGCACAAGTCAGTACATGATCGCGTAAGGCTGAGAAAAATATTCTCTACGATCGCATGACCATTTATGCGATCCCGTAGAGTTAAAAATATGGGCAGCCAAAATATGCTTTGCGATCACAAATAATtatctgcgatcgcgaagagtaaaatggaccAGGCAGaaattgttctacgcgatcgcgaacgaattcccgcgatcgcgatgagtaaaaatctgggcaaacagaacttaagttctggaaatggaatttcgacccattttccaccatcttcgattttgagctcgggtaagacgatttttgggtgatttttacggaaaaacattggggtaagtgttccttatcctatattgattatatttcatgattccatgctcatttacatcatgaatacgtgaatttatggaagaaaaatcagacttttacaaaatcttccaaaaatataaaatgaagatttgaaagtcaatctgatgtcggaattcgataatttttatatggttgaactcgtatcggaacgggtgttcagatttcgcgagttttttgggattcgagacgtgggtcccactgttgatttttaaaatgaatttcggatttttatccgaaaaatttataaattcatatggaattaattcctacgatttgtattgagtatattgaattatttatgactagatttgaggatttcggacacgaattcgcgaggcaaaggtttattggattcttgaaatttggttgcaaagcgaggtaagtatcgtggttaactttgactttaGGGAATATAAcacttgaattatttgctatgtgaatttcatgtgtaacgatgtataggcaaggtgacgggtgcctatactttgtcaaattaattatttacttaattatttaaatatcttaaattattttaagacacgaattaatcgttataataattatttcactcatattccttgtcaaatataaatttttgaattcctgcaataattgttacatgcttatttgacttatgtgtcttaattgctattcgacatttagcacattaaatattaaactgcctattttctccctgatttccacaattaattactaattgtcattgtttgtttcataaataaattataatcattgtatgccttgatgcttaatagtttcttattgaacgtggtatttattggagtatttttattatatttaagagtTATTAAAATACATgggggggatcggattgcacaccgcaacaaatttatttaaagtttatatgggggaacgggttgcacgcctcaacagacttatttaaaatcTATATtaggggatcagattgcacgcctcaacagacttatttaaagtttatattgggggaacgggttgcatgccgcaatggaaACAAGTTGAGGGATTGTGACTGCTGAATTGATttcaattattaatattatttactggttttactactattcctgttattattattattgttattactattattgcgtacaggttaatgtaagcgacccgccttagcctcgtcactacttcatcgaggttaggctcggcacttaccagtacatggggtcggttgtactgatactatactctgcacttcttgtgcagattgcggagttggtcccagcggcgtaccatacacttgctcggattcagataccagtggagacttgaggtatagctgcacgatgTTCATAGCTCTGAGGTCCCCTTCTATATTATCTCagctgtgtattatatttcaaatagCTTGAAtcttattcagacctttatttgtattattctagaagctcgtgcacttgtgactctagttctgggatggtatttagatatcacgATTATTATGGAATACTCactttatttcaaactttattttcgcatttcttttcttgttattaattaattcaaaattttgttaaaaatggctaattatattctaacgttggcttgcctagcaagtaaaatgttaggcatcatcacggtcccgaaggtggaaaattcgggtcgtgacacttataagctggtcaaactagaTTATAAGCATATTTTGGTTTATCTACACATCTGGTAATCACTCAAAGTGCTTATAAACACTTAAAATCAACCATAAGCCATAAGTTGTTCACCCTCAACTTATGGCTTtttagtttgaccaagagttttactactatttcatccttaataatatttttaattcacaaaatacCTTTTCCATAACAAAGTTCCTAATTTTTTCTTCATTCCATATGAATTGTACCTCCTTTTTTCTATGAAAAAACTTTttaatttatactatattatgtaAAACTTTAAGGGTATTTTAGTCAGTTTAATAAAAGAATAGCTTATCAATACTTTTTACTATATACGTCAACTGCTTATTatcaatttcaatacttttatCTAAATACATACGTCATATAAAAGGTAATTACACGCATTGCTAAATAATAAGTGGTGTATTTGTCctctaaaaatactatatttgCACACTTAAGCAGAAGCTGCGAGATATTCCAGGAATAGAAAAAATAACGAAGAGAGGGATTTCAGGAGAACCTTTAATTTAAAAACCAATATATTCTTTTTGACTTGGTTCTAATTGCATCAGTTAGATCAAGTTGATATAACGTCACACTATTTTAACTTAATTGTTAGTCATTGTCAAGAAAATTAAAAAAGACTAATTCACTCTAGTCAATGCGTAACTTCATTAAAAAAATGTATAACTTCATTGAATGAATGAATTAATTAGTGTGTATTATACCTTTCTAGAATCTGCTGATGCGTTTGTAGCCCTCCAAACTTTAATGAAAGGCAAGGGAGAGAGGgagagaggaaaagagagaaagaactATTGGGCCGACACTTGACACCAAGAGATGAAATTTAGGGCAGCGATTGAGATTGGATGCTCCAGTAGTCCTAGCCGTAAACGATGGATACTAGGTGTTGTACGTATCGACCTATTTTATGTCATAGCTAACTCGTTAATCATTCCGCAtaagaagtatatatatatatatatatatatatatatatatatatatatatatgtacacatTTCTGATAATTATTCGAAAGTAAATGACCAATTAATAATCTTTGTGCAGAAGCAAACACATGAATTTTTCTAATATGCTATTCTCCTCTTCCCTCAAAAACCAAACACAATGTAAAAAGTCTAGTAGGGTGAAGAAGGAAGAAAACAAAGACTGATATACACAATAAACACAAAGAAGCACAAATtttcttatattattttttacATACACACTAGCACACATGCATTTTCATCTaatatttccttcttttttgtttatttttctatgattacCACCATCTAACTAGAAAAATTAGCTTATTGGCTTTTCAACATATTTCCATTAATACTTGCATCATTTGACATCTTCTTCATATTTTCTTCTTGGCTTGTCCTCCCACCATTAGGCATTTTCTTCATAGACAAAGCTGCATTTAGAAAATCTTCCATTGCTTTAATAGAAGACCCTTTAAAATCCTCATTATTTATAATAGCATCTCCTATCATTTCTTTAACTTCACAAGCTTTCTTTCTAATTTCTTTCCCTTTATCATTTTCCCCCATAACCAACTCAATCTTTTCCAATATATTCTCATGCTTAACTTGAGAATTATTCCCTCTAGCCACCTCAACACAAACACCAACATCTTGTTCCAACAACTTTGAGTTGTAGAATTGCTCTGCTGCTATAGGCCAACCAAGTAATGGCACTCCATTTCCAAGTGATTCTAACACTGAATTCCATCCACAATGTGTTAAGAACGCTCCAACCGATTTGTGAGCCAAGATTTCAACCTGTCGAGACATAACATAACATAATTAGGTAAATAAAAGTATGCTAGTGGACCATGTTGAGATATGACATAATTAAGTAATTAGAAtcgtaacaacaacaacaacaacaacaacaacatattcagTATATTCTCACATGTGTGGTTTGGAGAGGGTAGTGTATATGAAGACCTTACCCCTGCCTAGTGAAGGTAGAGAAGTTATTTCCAATATACCCTCGGTTCAGAAAGGTAGGGAGGAGGAGAAGAAGCGGAAGGGgggaaaagaagaaatagaaagaaagagGGGAGAAGGggggaagaataagtagtaccaaaatACCAACAACACGAGAATACGATAACtaaaacaaactaaacaacaCGAAAATCATAAAATCCTAACAATTTAGACTTTTAGATAAGATGGTTACGCAGTTCCGACCTGAGGAGCCCATTTTGGCACTATGAGTCCCCTATTTTGATCGTCGAAAACGCGTTGAACAAACCTCTCAGGCAACCATTCCTCAGCTCTAAACTCCATATTTATGTCAAAACCCAAAGGGGGTCTAACAACCCATATAAAGTTTACTTCACTAGCATTATCCAATGCTTTTGCCAATTCCATCATTTGTGATGCTGAAATTGTACTTTGAGAGCCAAAAGAAATGTAAAGTACTGActttggttctttttcatcaagAAATTTGATGCATTTCTCTGTTTCTTCCCTTGTTTCCTTGCCAGCTCTTGATTTACCACTTACTGGCCAAGGTATCGGTCCAATTGCCCAAACTGGTAGTTTTAATTTTCGACGAAAATATGCCAATCCAAGCTTGTCTAATTCTTCAACTGTATTGAAAATAATCCCATCAGAGTTCATCCAATTGTGAAGATTTTTCCAGTTGAAATTTGTGTAAGGATCATTAGAATCAGCTGCTAATAAACTTGGACTCAATTGACTAACTTCAAGATTTCCAGCTTCTTGAAAATCAGGCATAGTAAAAACAATGTTTCTTGTTTTTTTATGTGGTAAATTTAGCCACATAGAGTAAAAACATGCCAAGCCAAAACCACTAGCCCCACTAAAAATAACATGAAATATCCCAAAATCATGAGCTATATTTGCTgaccaaccaaaaaaaaaatctgatataatacatagtGGTTTTTCAATAAGATTAGAAACAAGATTTCTAAATGAAGGTTCAAGACAAGAGGAGATTGTTGAAAAATGTAAAGTAAGTTTATAAGGAAGTGAATCAGTATTTTCAATATTTGGAGGAAGACCATGTTGAGAACTATtgaatggaatttcaagaagAGAAATTGAGGAATATAAAGGAAGAGATGATTTGAGTTTCTTGATATTGAGTGGTGTGTTTACAAAAATTATGTTGTAATTTTTTTGTTCTAATTTGAAAGCTAAGGTTAAGAATGGTATAATATGGCCTTGTGCCATGAATGGGAAGAAGAGAATTGTTCCTTTATTCTTCTCCATTGTTTGGTTCTCTGtatttttttgagaaagaatgcAAAGGAAGAAAGTTGATATAAATAGAGGATATAAAttgttctttattcttctccattATATGGTTCTCTCTATTTTAAAGTGAAGTGATGCAATTATTATTCTCTTTCCTTTACAAGATCTAATTGTAGCTAATAAATCATTATAGtcgaaaataattttaatttcatATATTGATGATACACAAAAAGATTATgcaattaaatcacttataaGGTAATTATAAGTGAATTGCTACGATATTCATTAATTAATAATCTGATAAAATAGTAACTAATatgttataataaattaaactaTATTGGGAGTGTAAAAAATCTTTATAATATTGGTATAAAGTCAAATATAAAGCGTAGTTACGAAAATGGTGTTAACTTTTGGCTTTTGGGATGCTTTTGAGAACATTTCCACGTTGTATATTCTTTCCATATATTGTATtccaagagaaaataatttattaCTCCTATATACGGCAATTGTGGCGATGCTTAGCAAAGACATACCGTAATCTACAAGTTTAACTCTCTTTTTTAGCAGTTGGAGTAAAATTGCAATAAAGGAAAACATATACTATTATTCAACATTTTAGTGTTGtagatttgatttgatttggggttaatcaattttcttttttgtttttcaccGGATGTGTTGTATCCTTGGGCCACGACTTGTTAAAGAGAAAGCGCTTTCTACCAAAAAAACATTTCATTCCTAGAACTCAAACTTGAGTCCTCTGGTTAAGGTGGGAGGATTTTAACATTCCACCATATTTTTTGGCGGTGATATACAGTTTATTTGGATTGTTGTTACATGTCGTTTTATAATATtacgtattgtattgtactgcatTGTATCTTATTATTTGATGAATACAACATTTTGATAAATTGTATCgtacaccaacaatatgaagaata is drawn from Nicotiana tabacum cultivar K326 chromosome 9, ASM71507v2, whole genome shotgun sequence and contains these coding sequences:
- the LOC107824903 gene encoding UDP-glycosyltransferase 92A1 translates to MEKNKGTILFFPFMAQGHIIPFLTLAFKLEQKNYNIIFVNTPLNIKKLKSSLPLYSSISLLEIPFNSSQHGLPPNIENTDSLPYKLTLHFSTISSCLEPSFRNLVSNLIEKPLCIISDFFFGWSANIAHDFGIFHVIFSGASGFGLACFYSMWLNLPHKKTRNIVFTMPDFQEAGNLEVSQLSPSLLAADSNDPYTNFNWKNLHNWMNSDGIIFNTVEELDKLGLAYFRRKLKLPVWAIGPIPWPVSGKSRAGKETREETEKCIKFLDEKEPKSVLYISFGSQSTISASQMMELAKALDNASEVNFIWVVRPPLGFDINMEFRAEEWLPERFVQRVFDDQNRGLIVPKWAPQVEILAHKSVGAFLTHCGWNSVLESLGNGVPLLGWPIAAEQFYNSKLLEQDVGVCVEVARGNNSQVKHENILEKIELVMGENDKGKEIRKKACEVKEMIGDAIINNEDFKGSSIKAMEDFLNAALSMKKMPNGGRTSQEENMKKMSNDASINGNMLKSQ